The following coding sequences lie in one Leptolyngbya sp. 'hensonii' genomic window:
- the dnaK gene encoding molecular chaperone DnaK, translating to MGKIIGIDLGTTNSCVAVLEGGQPIVIPNSEGGRTTPSMVGFGKAGDRLVGQLAKRQAVTNAENTIFSIKRFIGRRWGDTETERSRVPYTCVNGRDDTVDVQIRARNYTPQEISAMILQKLKQDAENYLGESVSQAVITVPAYFTDAQRQATKDAGTIAGLEVMRIINEPTAAALSYGLDKQDQEQRVLVFDLGGGTFDVSILQLGDGVFEVKSTAGNNHLGGDDFDNAIVRWLIDSFRDQEGIDLSTDKMALQRLREAAEKAKIELSSLGTTSINLPFITADETGPKHLETELSRAKFEELVHHLVRSTIDPVTQALKDCDLTPDDIDKVILVGGSTRIPAVQEAIKSAFNGRSPDRSVNPDEAVALGAAIQGGVLGGEVKDLLLLDVTPLSLGIETLGEVFTRVIERNTTIPTSKTQTFSTATDGQTSVEIHVLQGERAMARDNKSLGKFELTGIPPAPRGVPQIEVSFDIDANGILKVSARDRGTGREQSVRITNTGGLKDSEVQKMRQDAEAFAEEDLRRRQLVELKNQADSLFYSYEATLRDNGPLISPDVKAHADEKMAELRAAISDRGISVEEMTQCLDGFQKALLTIGTSLYAGGREDDGFTAPPPTGSALPDHDGNAYDEEEEEFDNDDTVTADYEAID from the coding sequence ATGGGCAAGATCATTGGCATCGACTTAGGGACTACAAACAGTTGTGTTGCTGTTCTAGAGGGCGGACAACCGATCGTCATTCCCAACTCGGAGGGTGGCAGAACGACCCCCAGCATGGTGGGTTTTGGTAAAGCAGGGGATCGTCTGGTGGGCCAACTGGCCAAGCGGCAGGCTGTGACTAATGCTGAGAATACGATCTTCAGCATTAAGCGCTTTATTGGTCGCCGCTGGGGGGATACCGAAACGGAACGATCTCGGGTTCCTTACACCTGTGTCAATGGTAGGGATGACACTGTAGATGTGCAGATTCGGGCGCGAAACTATACCCCTCAAGAAATTTCAGCCATGATTCTGCAAAAGCTGAAGCAGGATGCAGAGAATTATCTGGGTGAGTCGGTTTCTCAGGCGGTAATTACGGTTCCAGCATACTTTACGGATGCACAGCGGCAGGCGACCAAGGACGCCGGAACGATCGCGGGTCTGGAGGTCATGAGGATCATCAACGAGCCTACGGCTGCAGCCCTTTCCTATGGTCTGGATAAACAGGATCAGGAACAGCGGGTGCTGGTGTTTGACCTGGGTGGTGGTACCTTTGATGTTTCCATCCTGCAGTTGGGGGATGGGGTGTTTGAAGTGAAGTCTACCGCCGGGAATAATCATCTGGGGGGCGATGACTTTGACAACGCGATCGTGCGCTGGTTAATTGATAGCTTCCGGGATCAGGAAGGCATTGACCTGTCTACCGATAAGATGGCCCTCCAGCGGCTGCGAGAAGCAGCAGAAAAGGCCAAGATTGAACTTTCCAGCTTGGGAACAACCTCGATTAACCTGCCCTTCATTACCGCAGATGAAACGGGGCCGAAACACCTGGAAACAGAGTTAAGTCGAGCCAAGTTTGAGGAACTCGTCCATCACCTGGTGCGGAGTACGATTGACCCGGTGACTCAAGCCCTTAAAGATTGTGACCTTACCCCTGACGATATCGATAAAGTGATTCTGGTGGGGGGGTCTACCCGCATTCCAGCGGTGCAGGAGGCGATTAAGAGTGCCTTTAATGGTCGTTCTCCCGATCGTTCCGTGAACCCAGACGAGGCTGTTGCTTTGGGAGCCGCCATTCAGGGCGGTGTTCTGGGAGGGGAAGTCAAAGATCTGCTGCTCCTGGATGTTACCCCCCTCTCTCTGGGAATCGAAACTCTGGGTGAGGTCTTTACCCGGGTGATTGAGCGGAATACTACGATTCCTACTAGTAAAACTCAGACTTTCTCAACCGCAACCGATGGCCAAACCTCTGTGGAAATCCACGTCCTGCAGGGCGAGCGGGCCATGGCGAGGGACAACAAGAGTCTGGGTAAGTTTGAGTTGACTGGTATTCCACCCGCTCCGCGTGGTGTTCCTCAGATCGAGGTGTCTTTCGATATTGACGCCAATGGGATCCTCAAGGTTTCAGCCCGCGATCGGGGAACAGGTCGAGAACAAAGTGTTCGGATCACCAATACAGGGGGGCTGAAAGACAGCGAGGTCCAAAAGATGCGGCAGGATGCCGAGGCGTTCGCCGAGGAAGACCTGCGGCGTAGGCAACTGGTTGAACTCAAGAACCAGGCTGATAGTCTGTTCTACAGTTATGAGGCAACCCTGAGAGATAACGGACCACTGATCAGCCCAGACGTTAAAGCCCATGCGGATGAAAAGATGGCTGAACTACGAGCGGCAATCTCAGATCGGGGCATTTCTGTTGAAGAAATGACACAATGTCTGGACGGCTTCCAAAAAGCACTCCTGACCATTGGGACTTCTCTCTATGCCGGAGGGCGGGAAGATGATGGATTTACTGCTCCCCCTCCAACTGGCTCAGCGCTGCCCGATCACGATGGGAATGCCTATGATGAGGAGGAGGAAGAGTTTGATAACGACGATACCGTAACAGCAGACTATGAAGCGATCGACTGA
- the grpE gene encoding nucleotide exchange factor GrpE: MVEQEKQMDNSPEVGTDTFEELVDSPESIEELVDDISAEVGVENMDPSSASASTADVGSSADASGRDVSPESEGLDGDTFLPSYADLEQTIQSLKALVEERTTQYMRIAADFDNFRKRTQKEKEDQEVQIKCSTISELLPVVDNFERARAHLKPQTEQEMNIHKSYQGVYKQLVECLKRVGVSPMRSEGKEFDPAYHEAVMRESTDQYPEGTVIEELVRGYLLGERVLRHAMVKVAATPEGDSASESSDQGQEDS, encoded by the coding sequence ATGGTTGAACAGGAAAAGCAGATGGACAATTCTCCAGAGGTGGGAACCGATACTTTTGAAGAGCTGGTGGATTCTCCGGAATCTATAGAGGAACTGGTAGATGATATTTCCGCTGAAGTAGGCGTAGAAAATATGGATCCCTCCAGTGCTTCAGCCTCAACAGCAGATGTAGGCTCATCTGCGGATGCCTCAGGCCGTGATGTGTCTCCAGAATCAGAGGGGTTAGATGGGGATACGTTCCTGCCCTCCTATGCGGATTTGGAGCAAACGATTCAATCTCTCAAGGCTTTAGTGGAAGAGCGGACAACTCAGTACATGCGCATTGCGGCTGACTTTGACAACTTCCGTAAGCGGACCCAGAAAGAAAAAGAGGATCAGGAAGTTCAGATTAAATGTTCGACGATTAGTGAACTTCTACCTGTGGTCGATAATTTTGAGCGAGCCCGGGCTCATCTCAAACCTCAGACAGAACAGGAAATGAACATCCACAAGAGCTATCAGGGGGTCTATAAGCAGTTGGTAGAATGCCTGAAGCGAGTTGGTGTTTCTCCCATGCGATCGGAGGGTAAAGAATTTGATCCGGCCTACCATGAGGCTGTTATGCGTGAATCGACAGATCAGTATCCAGAGGGTACGGTAATAGAGGAGTTGGTTAGGGGCTATCTCTTGGGTGAGCGCGTTCTCCGTCATGCCATGGTCAAAGTTGCAGCAACTCCGGAAGGGGATTCTGCTTCTGAATCTTCAGATCAGGGCCAGGAGGATAGCTAA
- a CDS encoding GspE/PulE family protein, with protein MTNSSSQRRALIVRNDFSPFGNQLVQTGYATNEQMQQALVESRKSGKSLPQVLQELTGKELAPDQLRQYKKQQLFELKILYGIESLDPEVREISIEQFGPLIDSLIPLEVCRRYRLLPLSKTEANGTQPGSLLVAMVDPDNLDAQDDLNRILRPQSLTLQRMVITLDDYQQLISRYLDEQMGKQKAADTASKVREIKPQDLEIDREDFGSDLQDAEDEYDPDADLNAALGEAEAAPVIATVNKILAKALTDGVSDIHIEPQEELLRIRFRRDGVLQEPFPALPKKIIPALTSRFKIIADLNIAERRLPQDGRIRRVFQGRKVDFRVNTLPSRYGEKIVLRILDNSSTQLGLDKLISNPETLQLVRDMASRPFGLILVTGPTGSGKSTTLYSILAERNDPGVNISTAEDPIEYALPGITQVQVLREKGMDFSSILRAFMRQDPDVILVGETRDKETAKTAIEAALTGHLVMTTLHTNDAAGAIARLDEMGVEPFMVSGALIGVCAQRLMRRVCSECRVAYNPTTSELARFGLAASKEAEVTFYRANTLTVDQIQQARASNTLCPKCNGSGYKGRCGVYEVMRITERLQTLITEGAPTERIKEVAVEEGMQTLLAYSINLVREGHTTLEEVERVTFTDTGLEAELKAKRKSSLECKACHAELKQEWLDCPYCLTARFQD; from the coding sequence ATGACTAACTCCTCATCACAGCGTCGGGCTCTCATTGTTAGAAATGACTTCTCTCCATTTGGCAATCAGTTGGTTCAGACTGGGTATGCCACCAATGAACAGATGCAGCAAGCTCTGGTTGAGAGCCGCAAGTCAGGTAAGTCTCTACCACAGGTTTTACAGGAGCTCACGGGGAAAGAACTCGCTCCTGACCAGTTACGTCAGTACAAGAAACAGCAGCTGTTTGAGCTCAAGATTCTCTACGGGATTGAATCCTTAGATCCCGAAGTTAGAGAAATTTCCATCGAGCAGTTTGGTCCCCTGATCGATTCCCTGATTCCCCTCGAAGTTTGCAGACGCTATCGCTTGCTACCTTTATCGAAAACAGAAGCAAATGGGACTCAACCCGGCTCTTTGTTGGTAGCCATGGTAGATCCAGATAATCTGGATGCTCAGGACGATCTGAACCGAATTCTCCGTCCCCAGTCCCTAACCCTTCAACGCATGGTCATCACCTTGGATGATTACCAGCAACTGATCTCCAGATATCTGGATGAGCAGATGGGCAAGCAGAAGGCTGCGGACACTGCCAGCAAAGTTCGAGAAATTAAGCCTCAAGACCTGGAAATCGATCGGGAAGACTTTGGCTCTGATTTGCAGGATGCTGAAGATGAGTATGACCCGGATGCTGACCTGAATGCTGCCCTAGGCGAAGCAGAAGCTGCACCCGTGATTGCCACAGTCAATAAGATTCTGGCTAAGGCTCTAACGGATGGGGTCTCTGATATTCACATTGAACCTCAAGAAGAATTGCTGCGGATCCGTTTCCGCAGAGATGGAGTGCTGCAGGAACCTTTCCCTGCATTGCCTAAGAAAATCATTCCCGCCTTAACTTCCCGGTTCAAGATCATTGCTGACCTGAATATTGCCGAGCGTCGGCTGCCTCAAGATGGTCGGATCCGTCGGGTGTTCCAGGGCCGCAAGGTGGATTTCCGGGTCAATACGCTCCCCAGTCGTTACGGGGAGAAAATTGTATTGCGGATTCTGGATAACTCCTCGACCCAGTTAGGTCTGGATAAGTTGATTAGCAATCCGGAAACCCTCCAGCTAGTGCGAGATATGGCCAGCCGCCCCTTTGGGTTGATCCTGGTGACCGGCCCAACCGGTTCTGGTAAATCTACAACTCTGTACTCTATTCTGGCCGAGCGCAATGATCCCGGCGTGAATATCAGTACGGCTGAAGACCCAATTGAGTACGCTCTCCCCGGCATTACCCAAGTGCAGGTACTCCGAGAAAAGGGTATGGACTTCTCCAGCATTCTGCGGGCGTTTATGCGGCAGGATCCAGATGTCATCCTCGTGGGTGAGACCAGAGACAAGGAAACGGCAAAAACGGCGATCGAGGCAGCCCTGACCGGTCACTTGGTGATGACAACTCTGCATACCAATGATGCGGCAGGAGCGATCGCTCGCCTAGATGAAATGGGGGTAGAACCCTTCATGGTGTCTGGTGCCCTGATTGGGGTTTGTGCCCAGCGTCTGATGCGGCGGGTATGTTCGGAATGTCGGGTTGCTTACAACCCCACCACATCTGAACTGGCCAGGTTTGGCCTTGCAGCCTCCAAGGAAGCTGAAGTGACCTTCTATCGGGCTAATACCCTGACGGTGGATCAAATTCAACAGGCCAGAGCCAGTAATACCCTCTGCCCCAAATGTAACGGTAGCGGCTATAAGGGACGTTGTGGGGTTTATGAGGTGATGCGAATTACCGAACGACTCCAAACTCTGATTACAGAGGGAGCTCCGACTGAGCGGATCAAGGAAGTTGCCGTGGAAGAGGGTATGCAAACGTTGCTGGCCTACAGCATCAACCTGGTGCGGGAAGGACACACGACTTTAGAAGAAGTGGAGCGGGTGACTTTTACCGATACCGGCCTGGAAGCGGAGTTGAAGGCAAAACGCAAGAGTTCCCTGGAATGTAAGGCTTGCCATGCCGAGCTGAAACAGGAATGGTTAGACTGTCCTTATTGCCTGACAGCACGATTCCAGGACTAG
- a CDS encoding type IV pilus twitching motility protein PilT: MELMIEDLMEQLIEMGGSDMHLSAGLPPYFRISGHLQPMDYEPMTAEQCQRLIFSMLNNTQRKNLEQNWELDCSYGVKGLARFRVNVYKDRGTYAACLRALSSKIPNFDKLGLPDVVREMAEKPRGLILVTGPTGSGKTTTLAAMIDLINRTRAEHILTVEDPIEFVYEPVKSLIHQRQLGEDTKSFANALKAALREDPDIILVGEMRDLETIALAITAAETGHLVFGTLHTSSAAQTIDRIIDVFPSERQTQVRVQLSNSLVAVFSQTLVPKKNPKPGEFGRIMAQEILIVTPAISNLIREGKTAQIYSAIQTGGKLGMQTLERVLADQYLNGLISFEAAMSKTSRPDELQRMIGNVSPAAGGAAVKR; this comes from the coding sequence ATGGAATTGATGATTGAGGATTTGATGGAGCAGCTGATTGAGATGGGCGGCTCTGACATGCACCTGTCTGCTGGACTGCCTCCTTATTTTCGGATCAGTGGTCATCTACAACCCATGGATTATGAGCCTATGACTGCTGAGCAATGTCAGCGGCTCATTTTCAGTATGCTGAACAATACCCAGCGTAAAAACCTCGAGCAAAACTGGGAACTGGATTGCTCCTACGGAGTTAAGGGGTTAGCCCGTTTTCGGGTTAACGTTTACAAGGATCGGGGAACTTATGCGGCCTGCTTAAGAGCCCTGAGTTCAAAGATCCCCAACTTTGACAAATTAGGTCTTCCCGATGTAGTGCGGGAAATGGCAGAAAAACCTCGGGGTTTGATTCTGGTGACTGGACCCACGGGCTCTGGCAAGACCACCACCCTGGCTGCCATGATTGACCTGATCAATCGGACTCGGGCAGAGCATATTCTGACGGTTGAAGACCCAATCGAATTTGTCTACGAACCGGTGAAGAGTCTGATTCACCAGCGCCAGTTGGGGGAAGACACAAAGAGCTTTGCCAATGCCTTGAAAGCGGCACTGCGGGAAGACCCAGATATTATTCTGGTGGGTGAAATGCGAGATCTGGAAACGATCGCCCTGGCCATTACCGCTGCTGAAACAGGTCACCTTGTCTTTGGGACCCTACACACCAGTTCTGCCGCCCAGACGATCGACCGGATTATTGACGTGTTCCCCTCCGAGAGACAGACCCAGGTGCGAGTTCAGCTTTCCAACTCCCTGGTTGCTGTCTTCAGCCAAACGCTGGTTCCGAAGAAAAATCCCAAACCCGGTGAATTCGGTCGGATCATGGCTCAGGAAATTCTTATTGTTACCCCTGCTATTTCCAACCTGATTCGGGAAGGTAAAACTGCCCAGATTTACTCTGCGATTCAAACCGGCGGTAAGTTAGGGATGCAAACTCTGGAGAGAGTTCTGGCAGATCAATACCTCAATGGGCTGATTTCTTTTGAAGCAGCGATGTCTAAAACCTCTCGTCCTGATGAATTGCAGCGGATGATTGGGAATGTCTCTCCTGCGGCAGGTGGCGCTGCGGTGAAGCGCTAG
- a CDS encoding type II secretion system F family protein has protein sequence MPTYIASVRDAKGTTKTQKFTSTSLTDARTALREQGFVVQDLKEHKGFDFKSFDFKQIDAFMSAVTVKDKAVFSRQFAVLVNAGVAMVRGLGVLAEQCSNTRMKKALQEISSDVQQGTNLSDAMRKHPKCFDTLYVSMVQAGEIGGVLDEVLNRLAKLLEDIARLQNQIKSALAYPVVVGVLATAIFVGMTVFLIPTFASIFKELGIELPAFTLAMLAISEFLRTPQYVVTLIIILFGLNFAYQQYYKTRVGRETIDRLSLKMPLFGDLIEKTATARFCRTFGALTRSGVPILTSLEIVRDTSGNQVIANAVDDARKEIQTGGMISIALQKAEVFPPMAIQMISIGEETGELDKMLMKVADFYEDEVEQAVKALTSIIEPIMILFLGGMVGSILLSMYLPMFKVFEALG, from the coding sequence ATGCCTACCTATATTGCCAGTGTCCGGGATGCCAAGGGCACTACCAAAACCCAAAAATTCACATCGACTTCCCTTACGGATGCTCGGACAGCGCTGCGGGAGCAGGGGTTTGTTGTTCAGGATCTGAAAGAACACAAAGGCTTCGACTTTAAGAGCTTTGACTTCAAACAGATCGATGCTTTCATGAGCGCGGTGACTGTCAAAGATAAAGCTGTTTTCTCGCGCCAATTTGCGGTTCTGGTCAATGCTGGTGTTGCCATGGTCAGAGGCCTCGGCGTTCTGGCTGAACAATGTTCGAATACCCGGATGAAAAAGGCTCTCCAGGAGATCAGTTCTGATGTCCAGCAGGGGACAAACCTTTCCGATGCCATGCGCAAGCACCCCAAGTGTTTCGATACGCTCTATGTCAGTATGGTGCAGGCTGGGGAAATCGGGGGGGTGCTGGATGAAGTGCTGAACCGGTTGGCTAAGCTTCTGGAAGATATCGCCCGACTACAAAACCAGATCAAGTCAGCCCTGGCTTACCCAGTTGTGGTAGGAGTTCTGGCAACAGCTATTTTCGTGGGGATGACCGTATTCCTGATTCCTACTTTTGCTTCTATCTTCAAGGAATTGGGGATTGAGTTACCTGCCTTTACTCTAGCCATGCTGGCGATCAGTGAATTTCTGAGGACACCACAGTACGTCGTCACCCTGATTATTATCCTGTTCGGTCTCAACTTTGCTTATCAGCAGTACTACAAAACCCGTGTTGGGCGGGAGACGATCGATCGACTCTCCCTTAAAATGCCTCTGTTCGGAGATTTGATTGAGAAAACAGCTACAGCCCGATTTTGCCGCACCTTTGGTGCATTAACCCGTTCAGGTGTTCCAATTTTGACCTCCCTGGAAATTGTTCGCGATACCTCTGGAAACCAGGTCATTGCCAATGCGGTGGATGATGCCAGAAAGGAAATTCAAACGGGTGGCATGATCAGCATCGCGCTTCAGAAAGCAGAAGTCTTTCCCCCCATGGCAATTCAGATGATCAGCATTGGTGAAGAAACTGGGGAACTCGACAAGATGTTAATGAAGGTCGCTGACTTCTATGAAGATGAAGTAGAACAAGCCGTTAAAGCTCTGACCAGCATTATTGAGCCGATTATGATCCTGTTCCTCGGGGGTATGGTTGGTTCGATTCTACTTTCGATGTACCTTCCCATGTTCAAGGTCTTCGAGGCGTTGGGCTAA
- the cruG gene encoding 2'-O-glycosyltransferase CruG — MSSVNLALYPDQVLWSAGAIALLLCQLPATAILLARLLRGPIRRPPLQPEIPIPDQIGWVTVIVPTLNEADRIGACLTGLGRQSYEVREILVVDSCSQDGTPELVKAAQQLDPRFRLLTDDPLPVGWVGRPWALHTGFQHSSEQSDWILGIDADTQPQPGLVASLIRVAQSERYDLLSLSPQFILKYPGECWLQPALLMTLVYRFGPAGERSNTSDRTMANGQCFFCRRSLLAELGGYTIARHSFCDDVTLARYAAAQGARVGFLDGAQVLKVRMYEGAAETWREWGRSLDLKDATTRSQLWSDLWFLAMVQGLPLLLSLVWLILIQTIPGTLVITAAGGLNLFLVALRFALLGAIVPSYDLSQSYAPWLLWLSPLADPLAFLRILLSTVQTPKSWRGRSYTFES, encoded by the coding sequence ATGTCATCTGTAAATCTGGCTTTATATCCCGATCAGGTTCTCTGGTCTGCTGGCGCGATCGCCCTGCTCCTATGTCAGCTTCCTGCGACAGCGATTCTGTTGGCCCGACTTCTGCGAGGGCCTATCCGTCGTCCTCCATTGCAGCCTGAAATTCCAATTCCTGATCAGATCGGTTGGGTCACCGTCATTGTCCCAACGCTGAATGAGGCAGACCGGATCGGGGCCTGTCTGACTGGATTGGGTCGCCAGAGTTACGAGGTTCGGGAAATCCTGGTCGTCGATAGTTGTTCTCAGGATGGCACTCCTGAACTGGTGAAAGCTGCTCAACAGCTTGACCCCAGATTTCGCCTATTAACCGACGACCCGTTACCTGTGGGCTGGGTCGGAAGACCCTGGGCGCTTCACACTGGATTCCAGCATAGTTCTGAACAGAGTGATTGGATTTTAGGCATTGATGCCGATACTCAACCGCAACCGGGGCTGGTTGCGAGCCTGATTCGGGTTGCTCAGTCGGAAAGGTACGATCTCCTCTCCCTTTCCCCTCAATTTATCCTGAAGTATCCGGGGGAATGCTGGTTGCAACCGGCACTCTTAATGACGTTGGTATATCGGTTTGGTCCAGCAGGGGAACGATCGAACACCTCTGATCGCACCATGGCCAATGGCCAGTGTTTTTTCTGCCGTCGTTCTCTGCTGGCTGAATTGGGAGGGTACACCATTGCTCGTCATTCTTTCTGTGATGATGTTACGCTGGCCCGTTATGCGGCGGCCCAGGGAGCCCGAGTCGGCTTCCTGGATGGGGCTCAGGTGCTGAAGGTCCGGATGTATGAGGGCGCAGCCGAAACCTGGCGAGAATGGGGGCGATCTCTGGATCTGAAAGATGCTACAACCCGCAGCCAGCTCTGGAGTGATCTCTGGTTTTTGGCGATGGTGCAGGGTCTGCCACTGCTCTTATCCCTCGTCTGGCTGATTCTGATTCAGACGATACCTGGAACGTTGGTAATCACTGCTGCAGGTGGGTTAAATCTGTTCCTGGTTGCCCTTCGATTCGCCCTGCTGGGGGCGATCGTCCCTTCCTATGATCTGTCCCAGAGCTATGCCCCCTGGTTGCTCTGGCTGTCTCCCCTGGCTGATCCCCTGGCTTTTCTCCGGATTCTCCTCTCCACAGTGCAAACACCCAAAAGTTGGAGAGGACGAAGCTACACGTTCGAATCCTGA
- the cruF gene encoding gamma-carotene 1'-hydroxylase CruF produces MKQLILAERSCLIAHIFSMAFGLAGLLLILPHPELIAALSTIGQQAFQWSMAGGGVVYIILGAAAVSIYAYRVLGAGLWLTFLLPATLISLSSELLGTSTGFPFGAYGYLSGLGYKVAGLVPFTIPLSWFYMGFSSYLLARAALQLHRPHGGWWRQIGAVLLGAILLTAWDFALDPAMSQTTYPFWHYGEVGAFFGTPYQNFAGWLLTGTIFMGVAAFLWRQATIKLHRSQLGVVLAIYLSNFAFAAIMSLGVGIWIPLLPGLAFGVIPALLCWRLTPTTMAIESRVDGLKDPLIGSTDPSNDSLPLTPAQITTTLSSH; encoded by the coding sequence ATGAAGCAACTGATTCTCGCCGAGCGCTCCTGCCTCATAGCTCATATTTTCTCGATGGCCTTCGGTCTGGCCGGGTTACTTCTGATTTTGCCCCATCCGGAGTTGATTGCCGCCCTCTCCACGATCGGGCAACAGGCGTTTCAGTGGTCCATGGCTGGCGGTGGGGTTGTCTATATTATCTTGGGCGCTGCAGCCGTTTCGATCTACGCTTATCGAGTCTTAGGAGCCGGACTCTGGTTGACCTTCCTGCTGCCCGCAACCTTGATTTCTCTCAGTAGTGAACTCTTGGGGACCAGCACTGGCTTCCCCTTTGGAGCATATGGTTACCTCAGTGGCCTGGGATATAAGGTCGCTGGATTGGTTCCCTTCACCATTCCTCTCTCCTGGTTTTATATGGGCTTCTCATCCTATCTGCTGGCCCGAGCTGCGCTGCAACTGCATCGGCCTCATGGGGGCTGGTGGCGGCAGATTGGAGCTGTTCTATTGGGGGCTATATTGCTGACGGCTTGGGATTTCGCCCTCGACCCAGCCATGAGTCAGACAACCTATCCTTTCTGGCACTATGGCGAAGTGGGGGCATTTTTCGGGACTCCATATCAAAACTTTGCTGGTTGGCTCTTAACAGGGACAATATTTATGGGGGTTGCGGCTTTTCTCTGGCGGCAGGCCACGATTAAGTTACACCGGTCACAATTGGGGGTTGTTCTGGCAATCTATCTGAGCAACTTTGCCTTCGCTGCCATCATGAGCCTGGGTGTTGGTATCTGGATTCCACTATTGCCGGGTCTTGCTTTTGGAGTGATCCCTGCGCTGCTGTGCTGGCGATTGACCCCGACAACGATGGCGATTGAATCGCGGGTGGATGGGTTAAAGGATCCGCTTATCGGTTCAACCGATCCTAGTAACGATAGCCTTCCTTTGACGCCAGCTCAAATTACGACTACCCTCTCGTCCCATTAG
- a CDS encoding F420-0:Gamma-glutamyl ligase, which translates to MVVGTVGIGVGAAALLLGLAGLGLELQYRRRPGNRLELTSGDWQLEVFEPQRYLLVGDMQFRNQTQKLEIMVTEVRAELTLLSKGSLEGVTHTIRMIPQHADEAARPDDYWFGYIVKVGKTTRLQVRIEIQGPQLENLQAAWVRVHYVAYGPGGRTPKTRHVIVPLQFPLPGGVQRWRPTTQADVLPIRTHLLTQLDNPVEIVQRYVLPYAQKGDVVAIGETPIAIMQGRFIHPSEVKPGWLARRLCYYFLPTSSLATACGLQALVDIVGPTRVFLAFILGSIARILGWRGVFYQLAGEQARLIDDVTGTLPPYDQFIVLGPDHPQQVVNRIQKETGLSAAIVDVNDLKAVKILAATSGLSDRFLKQALISNPAGNANEQTPIVLIRPTEPGVSQGNLRS; encoded by the coding sequence GTGGTAGTAGGGACTGTAGGAATTGGGGTAGGGGCGGCAGCTCTGCTGTTAGGTCTAGCCGGGCTAGGGCTGGAATTGCAGTATCGACGGCGTCCTGGCAACAGGCTGGAACTAACTTCAGGGGATTGGCAACTGGAAGTTTTTGAACCCCAACGGTATTTGCTCGTGGGGGATATGCAATTCCGCAATCAAACCCAAAAACTGGAGATTATGGTGACAGAGGTGAGGGCAGAACTCACCCTACTGTCCAAGGGAAGCCTGGAAGGAGTAACCCACACGATTCGGATGATTCCCCAACACGCCGATGAGGCAGCTCGCCCAGATGACTACTGGTTTGGCTACATCGTGAAAGTGGGAAAGACAACTCGTCTTCAGGTTCGGATTGAAATTCAGGGGCCTCAGTTGGAAAACTTGCAGGCTGCCTGGGTGCGGGTGCATTATGTGGCCTATGGGCCTGGAGGGCGTACCCCAAAAACCCGACATGTCATTGTTCCCCTGCAGTTTCCCCTTCCAGGTGGCGTTCAGCGCTGGCGTCCGACGACCCAAGCGGATGTTTTACCCATTCGGACCCATTTGCTGACCCAACTGGATAATCCGGTGGAGATCGTCCAGCGCTATGTCCTGCCCTATGCCCAAAAAGGAGATGTGGTCGCCATTGGGGAAACCCCGATCGCAATTATGCAGGGGCGTTTTATCCATCCCAGCGAAGTCAAACCGGGCTGGCTAGCCCGTCGCCTCTGTTACTATTTCCTGCCTACTTCCAGTCTGGCAACTGCCTGTGGCCTCCAGGCCCTAGTGGATATTGTGGGTCCAACCCGGGTCTTCCTGGCTTTCATTTTGGGCTCGATCGCCCGAATTTTAGGCTGGCGAGGTGTTTTCTACCAGTTGGCCGGGGAACAGGCCCGATTAATTGACGATGTCACCGGCACCTTACCCCCCTATGATCAGTTCATCGTCTTAGGCCCTGATCATCCCCAGCAAGTTGTCAATCGAATTCAGAAAGAAACTGGTTTATCTGCGGCAATTGTAGACGTGAACGACTTGAAAGCAGTTAAGATATTGGCAGCAACCTCTGGTCTTTCCGATCGCTTTCTGAAGCAAGCACTGATCAGCAATCCTGCCGGAAATGCTAATGAACAGACCCCGATCGTCTTGATTCGACCTACAGAGCCGGGGGTCAGTCAGGGCAACCTTCGCTCCTGA